One Pyrus communis chromosome 13, drPyrComm1.1, whole genome shotgun sequence genomic window carries:
- the LOC137712225 gene encoding uncharacterized protein, with amino-acid sequence MVSTRSTVQKLFHFDPEPEQIVRRRRREKNLQWVPSLQETFLQSLFSEDMHSKETMAFVILEAGQPLGNSLTAHATNIPSCITYPEVEEGSRFEIKQHMLNILPTFRGFSTNDPNMHIAEFLMGCKNILVRGFSSESIKLRLFLYTLKDQARRWLLTLPSRSISTWNQLNEKFLSKYYPASKTLDMRTQILSFAQKPNEEFHEAWEQFKELIRKCPHSGINCTYQMHIFFRGLNMTTKTVVNASCKGSYKDKKAQEACLLFEKIAADTQQWAVKQPQSRSVFEMSNGSPYVSAQIEKMEKKLARFDAKFDMLLQRIPGSQVAQQDRSKNTAEATTKNAKRVYVPPMPYPERLKPKAKDQQLTDFMKTLAKVQINLPLIDAIENIPSYAKFLKDVCTKKKKLVDFEKVILAEQCSAVLLHKLPPKKKDPGSFTISCTIGNCDFSSALIDLGASVNLMPYSVFKRLGEGELKPISSIIQLADRSITYPRGVIEDVIVKVDNLYLPVDFMVLDMDEDLTTPIILARPFLARLLLMLKPEL; translated from the exons ATGGTCAGCACCCGTTCAACAGTGCAGAAATTGTTTCATTTTGATCCAGAACCTGAGCAGATTGTACGGAGGAGACGCAGGGAGAAAAATTTACAGTGGGTTCCTTCTTTACAGGAGACTTTTCTGCAGTCTTTATTTTCTGAGGATATGCACAGTAAGGAAACAATGGCATTTGTTATTCTAGAGGCTGGGCAACCTTTAGGGAATTCATTAACAGCTCATGCCACTAACATACCAAGTTGCATTACTTATCCGGAAGTGGAGGAAGGGTCTAGATTCGAAATAAAGCAGCACATGTTGAATATTTTACCTACATTTCGTGGGTTCTCAACCAACGATCCTAACATGCACATTGCAGAATTTTTAATGGGATGCAAGAATATTTTGGTGAGAGGATTTTCATCCGAATCTATTAAGCTCCGTTTATTTCTATACACTCTAAAAGATCAAGCAAGGAGATGGCTCCTCACACTTCCATCTAGAAGCATTAGCACTTGGAACCAACTCAATGAAAAATTCTTAAGCAAGTATTATCCAGCTTCAAAAACTCTTGACATGAGAACtcaaattttatcttttgcccaaaaaccaaatgaagagtTTCATGAGGCGTGGGAACAGTTCAAAGAGTTGATTAGAAAATGTCCACATTCTGGTATTAACTGTACATATCAAATGCACATATTTTTCAGAGGACTAAATATGACTACAAAAACTGTTGTCAATGCTTCATGCAAAGGTTCATACAAGGATAAAAAAGCACAAGAGGCTTGTTTATTATTTGAGAAAATAGCAGCAGATACACAGCAATGGGCAGTTAAGCAGCCACAATCTAGGTCTGTTTTTGAGATGTCTAATGGTTCACCATATGTGTCGgcacaaattgaaaaaatggagaaaaagctTGCAAGATTTGATGCAAAATTTGACATGTTATTACAAAGAATTCCAGGTTCACAGGTTGCT CAACAAGACAGATCCAAAAATACTGCAGAAGCTACCACAAAAAATGCAAAACGTGTTTATGTGCCTCCAATGCCTTATCCTGAAAGGTTAAAGCCTAAAGCTAAAGATCAACAGTTGACAGATTTTATGAAGACTTTGGCTAAAGTTCAAATTAATCTTCCATTAATTGATGCAATCGAGAACATTCCATCttacgccaagtttttgaaaGACGTTtgtacaaagaaaaagaagcttGTGGATTTTGAAAAAGTGATTCTAGCAGAACAGTGCAGTGCGGTCTTATTGCATAAATTGCCTCCAAAGAAGAAAGATCCAGGGAGTTTTACTATCTCTTGCACCATTGGAAATTGTGATTTTAGTAGTGCTTTAATTGACTTAGGTGCTAGTGtaaacttaatgccttattctgtTTTTAAACGTTTAGGTGAAGGAGAGCTGAAGCCAATCTCCAGCATTATTCAATTGGCTGACCGTTCAATTACCTATCCTAGAGGAGTCATTGAAGATGTTATTGTTAAGGTTGACAATCTATATTTACCAGTTgattttatggtgttggacatGGATGAGGATTTGACAACACCCATCATTTTGGCCCGCCCATTCCTGGCAAGACTCTTATTGATGTTGAAGCCGGAACTCTAA